From Mus musculus strain C57BL/6J chromosome 17, GRCm38.p6 C57BL/6J, the proteins below share one genomic window:
- the Morn2 gene encoding MORN repeat-containing protein 2 — protein MNGFGRLEHFSGAVYEGQFKDNMFHGLGTYTFPTGAKYTGNFNENRVEGEGEYTDTQGLQWCGNFHFTAAPGLKLKLYM, from the exons ATGAATGGCTTTGGAAGACTTGAACATTTTTCGGGCGCTGTGTATGAAGGACAGTTTAAGGACAACATGTTTCATGGACTGGGGACTTACACATTCCCAACTGGGGCAAAGTACACTGGAAATTTCAATGAAAATAG GGTAGAAGGTGAGGGAGAATACACTGACACCCAAGGCCTGCAGTGGTGTGGTAACTTCCACTTCACAGCTGCCCCCGGCCTGAAACTAAAGCTCTACATGTAG